The following are encoded in a window of Pseudomonadota bacterium genomic DNA:
- a CDS encoding DUF1465 family protein, translating to MRQVARQATSDNQLLFLPGVFNETLGLLFDAHHYFQSRGSEEQATIAPNMRLAYASEMTRITTRLTSVMAWLMVRRAIYAGRIEEDRATDQYRLDGADICLNHMPEILAEMPYYLNYLSERSLSLFERVHRLDEMAYGDTQH from the coding sequence ATGCGCCAAGTCGCTCGACAAGCAACATCGGATAATCAGTTACTCTTCTTACCCGGCGTTTTCAACGAAACCTTGGGACTGCTGTTCGATGCCCACCATTATTTCCAATCACGCGGCAGCGAGGAACAGGCCACCATCGCCCCCAACATGCGCCTCGCCTATGCCAGCGAAATGACCCGCATCACCACCCGCCTGACCAGCGTCATGGCCTGGCTGATGGTACGCCGCGCGATTTATGCCGGCCGCATCGAGGAAGACCGCGCCACCGACCAATACCGCCTCGACGGTGCGGATATCTGCCTCAACCACATGCCCGAAATCCTCGCCGAAATGCCCTATTACCTGAACTATCTCTCGGAGCGCTCGCTCAGCCTGTTCGAGCGCGTCCACCGCCTGGATGAAATGGCCTACGGCGACACCCAGCACTAG